From the Flavimarina sp. Hel_I_48 genome, one window contains:
- a CDS encoding Lrp/AsnC ligand binding domain-containing protein produces MKIVNEAINIDGIDKIILRELMEDARTPILEIARKVGISGAAIHQRLRKLEASKLISGSRFIIDAKVLGYTTTAFVGIYLDRAMSNPRAVKQLEEIPEVLECHYTTGNWSVFIKILCKNNEHLMHLLNKKIQAIEGVSRTETFISLNQQIERQIKL; encoded by the coding sequence ATGAAAATTGTAAACGAAGCGATAAATATAGATGGGATAGACAAGATCATCCTACGCGAACTCATGGAAGATGCACGTACCCCTATTCTTGAAATTGCACGCAAAGTAGGTATTTCTGGAGCAGCCATTCATCAGCGACTTCGTAAGTTAGAAGCTTCCAAGCTTATAAGTGGTTCCCGTTTTATTATTGATGCAAAAGTCCTGGGTTATACCACGACCGCGTTTGTAGGTATCTATCTTGACCGCGCCATGAGCAATCCACGTGCGGTAAAACAACTTGAAGAAATCCCCGAAGTATTGGAATGTCATTACACGACCGGTAACTGGTCTGTATTCATAAAGATCTTATGTAAAAACAATGAGCATCTTATGCATTTGCTGAACAAGAAAATACAGGCCATTGAAGGAGTTTCCCGTACCGAAACATTTATATCCCTCAACCAGCAGATTGAGCGGCAGATTAAATTATAA
- a CDS encoding M20/M25/M40 family metallo-hydrolase — protein sequence MPKNYASLLSFLLLCGLVYFTFFTFKPQFVSYGEIPEDEFSIDRALQHLKVISEKPHSVGTPAHQEVQDYIVKVLQDMGLETQTQEAFAYKPGWGALSKAQNIMARIKGTGDGKALLVFSHYDSAPHTASYGASDAGSGVVTVLESIRAFLATGKKPKNDIIILFTDAEELGLNGASVFAKEHPWAKDVGVALNFEARGSGGPSNMIVETNGGNSKLIKAFAKANPENPYANSLAYSIYKILPNDTDSTVMREFADIDGFFFAFLSDHFDYHTAMDTYDRLDRSSLQQQGQYLMPLLAYFADADLDLKSDVDYVYLNVPIIKMMYYPFSWIWPMLILAVAGFIILVLYGISIRKLSVKSIFFGFAPLLLSLIASAGLTYLGYVLIMLAYPEFADILQGFPYNGYHYLTAFVALSLSITFFIYYKFHRPVQAADLSIAPIFLWLVIATLCAIYLPGASFFVVPVYFALFAVFLLLKFDKLNLFWLCLLCAPAIFIVSGFIQQFPLGLGLKMVPASALFTVLLFGLLLPVIGHFSVLKVRISLFFLLISVIAFVSAHFNSSFSSEQPFPTSLNYVYDVDTKKAVWATYNKYPDAWIKYVLGDDMQEASNLIQAAGAGKYNTNFTFAAEAPRKPVAQSSIYVSTNFVEDGVRHVHFLVYPQREVNDMILLSPTGTPFQELSFNGQEVELQAGQPFLFNDRKSDYLLSYRVADREPLDVELELPENAPLKFTLYDLSYDLLQNDLFNVPSRPENSMPMPFVNTDAIVTKQTITLYNPEKAVSNE from the coding sequence ATGCCGAAAAATTACGCTTCCCTTCTTTCTTTTTTATTGCTGTGCGGTCTGGTGTATTTCACGTTTTTCACCTTTAAACCGCAATTCGTTTCGTACGGGGAAATTCCGGAAGATGAGTTTTCAATAGATCGTGCATTACAGCATCTCAAGGTCATTTCAGAAAAACCACATTCGGTGGGAACGCCGGCGCATCAGGAAGTGCAGGATTATATCGTAAAAGTTTTGCAGGATATGGGACTTGAAACACAAACCCAGGAAGCTTTTGCCTATAAACCGGGCTGGGGCGCGCTCAGCAAGGCTCAGAATATTATGGCGCGCATAAAAGGGACCGGTGATGGCAAAGCACTCCTCGTCTTTTCCCATTATGACAGTGCTCCGCATACGGCTTCGTATGGCGCTAGCGATGCGGGCAGCGGGGTAGTTACCGTACTTGAAAGTATTCGCGCCTTTCTTGCAACTGGGAAAAAACCAAAAAATGACATCATTATCCTTTTTACAGATGCGGAAGAGTTGGGCCTCAACGGCGCTTCTGTATTTGCAAAAGAACATCCCTGGGCAAAAGATGTGGGCGTAGCGCTCAATTTTGAAGCCCGCGGAAGCGGTGGCCCTTCTAATATGATCGTGGAGACCAATGGTGGCAACAGCAAGCTGATCAAGGCTTTCGCAAAAGCAAACCCTGAAAATCCATATGCGAACAGCCTGGCGTACAGCATTTATAAAATCCTGCCAAACGATACAGATTCTACCGTAATGCGTGAATTCGCTGATATAGACGGTTTTTTCTTTGCTTTTCTCAGTGATCATTTTGACTACCATACTGCAATGGACACCTACGATAGGCTGGATCGCAGTTCCCTTCAACAACAAGGGCAATACCTTATGCCGCTGCTCGCCTATTTTGCAGATGCAGACCTTGATCTTAAAAGCGATGTAGATTATGTATACCTCAACGTACCCATCATAAAAATGATGTATTACCCCTTCAGCTGGATATGGCCCATGCTGATCCTTGCGGTCGCTGGTTTTATAATTCTCGTCCTGTATGGTATTTCCATACGAAAACTGAGTGTGAAAAGTATATTCTTTGGGTTTGCACCGCTATTACTTTCATTGATAGCAAGTGCTGGTTTGACGTATTTAGGCTACGTACTAATTATGCTTGCTTACCCGGAATTTGCTGATATTTTACAGGGTTTTCCCTATAATGGTTATCATTATCTCACCGCTTTTGTGGCGTTGAGCCTTTCTATAACCTTCTTTATATATTATAAGTTTCACAGACCTGTGCAGGCTGCCGACTTAAGCATAGCGCCTATTTTTTTATGGTTAGTAATTGCTACGCTTTGTGCAATTTACCTCCCAGGGGCTTCCTTTTTTGTTGTTCCCGTGTATTTTGCATTGTTTGCGGTATTCTTGCTTTTAAAATTTGATAAACTAAATCTGTTCTGGCTCTGTTTACTTTGCGCTCCTGCTATTTTTATCGTTTCAGGTTTTATACAGCAATTTCCGCTTGGTTTAGGCCTGAAAATGGTTCCGGCGAGCGCGTTGTTTACGGTATTGCTTTTCGGGCTTTTATTGCCTGTAATCGGTCATTTTTCGGTATTAAAAGTCCGTATTTCACTGTTTTTCCTGCTTATTTCGGTAATTGCTTTTGTGAGCGCGCACTTCAATTCCTCTTTTTCTTCTGAGCAACCTTTCCCCACAAGTTTAAATTATGTGTATGACGTAGATACTAAAAAAGCGGTGTGGGCGACATATAACAAGTATCCTGATGCCTGGATTAAATACGTACTGGGTGATGATATGCAGGAAGCGTCAAATCTTATACAAGCGGCTGGCGCCGGAAAATACAATACCAATTTCACCTTTGCCGCCGAAGCTCCTCGCAAACCTGTCGCGCAATCCAGTATTTATGTATCTACCAATTTTGTGGAAGATGGTGTGCGCCATGTGCACTTTTTAGTATATCCACAACGGGAAGTAAATGACATGATTTTGCTTAGCCCTACCGGAACACCATTTCAGGAACTTTCTTTTAATGGGCAGGAAGTTGAACTTCAGGCAGGACAACCGTTTTTGTTCAATGATCGCAAAAGTGATTATTTGCTAAGCTATCGCGTGGCAGACCGTGAACCACTAGATGTTGAACTTGAGCTTCCCGAAAATGCACCACTTAAGTTCACCCTTTATGATTTGAGCTATGATCTGTTGCAAAACGATCTCTTCAATGTACCTTCGCGACCTGAAAATAGTATGCCCATGCCTTTTGTAAACACAGATGCAATTGTGACCAAGCAGACCATAACTCTCTATAATCCCGAAAAAGCCGTTTCCAATGAGTAA
- a CDS encoding NAD(P)H-binding protein, whose amino-acid sequence MSNIAIAGMGWLGIPLSRTLQNLGHNVKGSTTTKDKQQKLQQNGIDAYLMEIGEDQITGDPTGFLKGIEILIILIPPGLRNNTGHNHALRMLQLLKAVESAAVEKVILISSTGVYDDNQGDVDDTVMPKPETVKAKQLQEVEQLFCNSAEIKTTVVRFGGLFGGSRNPVKYLAGRTDLSNGSAPVNLIHRTDCIGILLAVIYKNVYGQVINAVNPQHPSKADYYAEKATEMGLKPPQYASESGGESYKKVDSVKVDKLLGYTFQVDL is encoded by the coding sequence ATGAGTAATATTGCCATTGCCGGTATGGGTTGGCTGGGTATCCCGCTTTCCCGTACGCTACAAAATTTAGGTCATAACGTCAAAGGTTCTACCACCACAAAAGACAAGCAGCAAAAACTACAGCAAAATGGCATTGACGCGTACCTGATGGAAATAGGCGAAGACCAGATCACCGGCGATCCCACAGGTTTTTTAAAAGGTATCGAAATACTTATTATACTCATCCCACCAGGACTTCGTAACAATACAGGGCACAACCATGCACTGCGTATGCTGCAATTGCTGAAAGCGGTGGAGAGCGCTGCCGTAGAAAAGGTAATTTTGATAAGCAGCACCGGCGTTTACGATGACAATCAGGGCGATGTAGACGATACCGTTATGCCAAAACCGGAAACGGTCAAAGCAAAACAATTGCAGGAAGTAGAACAGCTTTTTTGTAATTCAGCCGAAATAAAAACAACGGTAGTCCGCTTTGGTGGACTTTTTGGCGGCAGCCGAAACCCCGTTAAGTACCTGGCCGGCCGTACAGATCTTAGCAATGGCAGCGCGCCGGTAAACCTTATTCACCGCACAGATTGCATAGGCATCTTACTTGCGGTGATTTATAAGAATGTTTATGGTCAGGTTATCAATGCGGTAAATCCACAACATCCTTCAAAAGCCGACTATTATGCCGAGAAAGCGACTGAAATGGGGTTAAAACCACCTCAATATGCCAGTGAATCTGGAGGGGAAAGCTATAAAAAAGTGGATTCGGTAAAAGTTGACAAACTTCTGGGATACACGTTTCAGGTGGATTTATAA
- a CDS encoding aspartate kinase — protein MDVLKFGGTSVGSAATIRQVVEIISDSSNPKIVVLSAMSGVTNLLVGLHQAAIIQDHDAIEKIMEALTQKHHQAIDELFVDSGRNNILETINADLEAIYAITQSPLKRTSYSELVTYGETLLTRIFSEYLTQQGQQNILLDAKTFMHVGTTENPDIARVSERIDTQLKQFVHNTLFITQGFVCLDEEGNISTLKRGGSDFSATIIGAAINADAVQIWTDIDGLHNNDPRYVEETRPIEHLTYNEAAELAYFGAKILHPQTVAPVIDRDIPVWLKNTFDPQAPGTKISNEHHNQGLKAISAKDGITAIKIRSNRMLGAHGFLKTIFEIFDRHKTSIDMITTSEVAISLTIDDDKNLKAIVTELSVIAELTVEQEHSIICIVGENLIADHESYKAFGLLNNLPVRMISYGGSNNNISLLVPSKDKIAALQFLNAQLFKLQGAEA, from the coding sequence ATGGATGTTTTAAAATTTGGTGGAACCTCAGTTGGCAGCGCCGCTACGATCAGACAGGTTGTTGAAATTATCAGCGACAGTTCAAACCCTAAAATAGTCGTGCTTTCTGCCATGTCTGGCGTGACCAATTTATTAGTAGGCTTGCACCAGGCGGCAATCATTCAGGATCACGATGCCATTGAAAAAATAATGGAAGCCCTGACGCAAAAGCACCACCAGGCGATTGATGAACTTTTTGTAGATTCTGGAAGGAACAATATACTCGAGACAATAAATGCAGATCTCGAGGCTATTTATGCCATTACCCAGTCTCCGCTAAAACGTACCAGCTATTCCGAGTTGGTCACTTACGGCGAGACACTTTTAACCCGTATTTTTTCAGAATACCTTACGCAGCAGGGCCAGCAAAATATACTTCTTGACGCAAAGACTTTTATGCACGTGGGCACCACAGAAAACCCAGACATTGCCCGCGTTTCTGAACGTATCGATACGCAGCTTAAACAGTTTGTGCACAACACACTATTTATTACCCAGGGATTTGTATGTCTTGACGAAGAGGGGAATATCAGCACTTTAAAACGTGGTGGCAGCGACTTTAGCGCGACTATAATTGGCGCTGCAATCAACGCAGATGCGGTACAAATATGGACAGATATTGATGGCCTGCACAACAACGATCCCCGCTATGTGGAAGAGACGCGGCCCATTGAGCATTTAACATACAATGAGGCGGCAGAGCTTGCTTATTTTGGCGCAAAAATCCTGCATCCACAGACTGTGGCACCGGTTATAGACCGCGACATTCCGGTTTGGCTCAAAAATACCTTCGATCCACAGGCACCAGGGACAAAAATTTCAAATGAACACCACAATCAAGGCCTTAAGGCAATCTCTGCAAAAGACGGGATAACCGCAATAAAAATTCGCTCTAACCGAATGCTGGGCGCGCATGGTTTCCTAAAGACAATCTTTGAGATCTTTGACCGTCATAAGACGTCAATTGATATGATTACAACCTCTGAGGTCGCCATATCGCTTACCATAGACGATGATAAAAATTTAAAGGCAATCGTCACTGAACTTTCGGTTATAGCTGAACTTACGGTTGAGCAGGAACATAGTATTATTTGCATCGTGGGAGAAAACCTAATTGCAGATCATGAATCATATAAAGCGTTTGGATTGCTCAATAACCTGCCGGTGCGTATGATTTCTTACGGCGGAAGCAACAATAACATCTCGCTGCTCGTGCCCAGTAAAGATAAAATCGCTGCGCTGCAGTTCCTCAATGCCCAGCTGTTTAAACTTCAGGGAGCAGAGGCTTAA